The segment CTATCGGCTCGCCTCTCAAGGCCGCGTTCCGGCCATGGGTGGAAGGGCTGGAGAACATCCCCGAGACGGGGGGCGCGATCCTTGCGAGCAACCACTTGTCCTTCTCCGACTCCTTCTTCCTTCCGGCGGTGCTGGACCGCAAGGTCACCTTCATCGCCAAGGCGGAGTACTTCACCTCCCCCGGCGTGAAGGGCAAGCTCACCGCCGCCTTCTTCAAGGGCGTCGGCCAGCTCCCGGTGGACCGCTCCGGCGCGCGCGGGGCGGGCGAGGCCGCGATCCGCAGCGGGATAAAGGTCATCGAGTCCGGTGAGCTCTTCGGCATCTACCCCGAGGGCACCCGCTCGCCCGACGGCCGCCTCTACCGCGGCAAGCCCGGCGGCCTGGCCCGGATCGCGCTGGCCACCGGCGCGCCCGTGATCCCGGTCGCGATGATCGACACCGAGAAGATCCAGCCGCCCGGCAAGGTCATGCCCAGGCTGATGCGGCCCGGCATCCGGATCGGCAAGCCGCTGGACTTCAGCCGCTACCACGGCATGGACGGCGACCGCTTCATCCTGCGCGCGGTGACCGACCAGGTCATGTACGAGATCATGAAGCTCTCCGGCCAGGAGTACGAGGACATCTACGCGACCGCCGCCAAGCGGCAGATCGCCGAGGCGAAGAAGCAGGCCGAGTAACGCCGAGCAACTCGGCAGGGGCGAGGGGGACATGGGGGACAAGAGCAAGGCCGTACGGATCAGAACC is part of the Streptomyces sp. NBC_01262 genome and harbors:
- a CDS encoding lysophospholipid acyltransferase family protein; its protein translation is MLYGVMKVAIGSPLKAAFRPWVEGLENIPETGGAILASNHLSFSDSFFLPAVLDRKVTFIAKAEYFTSPGVKGKLTAAFFKGVGQLPVDRSGARGAGEAAIRSGIKVIESGELFGIYPEGTRSPDGRLYRGKPGGLARIALATGAPVIPVAMIDTEKIQPPGKVMPRLMRPGIRIGKPLDFSRYHGMDGDRFILRAVTDQVMYEIMKLSGQEYEDIYATAAKRQIAEAKKQAE